In one Drosophila albomicans strain 15112-1751.03 chromosome X, ASM965048v2, whole genome shotgun sequence genomic region, the following are encoded:
- the LOC117569192 gene encoding sex-lethal homolog isoform X4: MPKRTSNEDNENLLKLQDSELNEESGDGSGAEDDEQAEQTSAGDEEEPEDDDSDDDSNSEDSAEDKGNKIADKSQQQQQQQKQQPTTQAQQQQQPKQQQQQQQKKKQTLPQPNKQQQQQQQRAKQAPQQKQQQQQQQAKEQQGKAKQRSIYDTDDESEDSEEQQDEDQATQQQQQQQQPQQQQQQQQQQRQQQPQQSQDRALTNLIINYLPQDMTDLELYHLFCNCGPINTCKIMRDYKTGYSFGYGFVDFASEADSEEAIQKLNGYYVRNKRLKVSYARPGGQSIKDTNLYVINLSRNINDDQLDRIFSPYGLIVQRNILRDKLTGRPRGVAFVRYNKREEAQEAIKALNNTVPPGGTQPIWVRLAEEHGKAKAAQFMQQSGGGPPIMGQQQQPQLPPPPPHHMNHPQMQQQQQQQLHHHHQQQQQHHQQQQHHHHQQQQLHEPPHYAMRTPPHPMQQLHHHGHGMNLGVCLQPPMLGGGGGGGGGGGGGGGGGGGGYHPHNNMAHRAASHR, translated from the exons ATGCCTAAGCGCACATCGAACGAAGATAATGAAAAC cTACTTAAGTTGCAGGACTCGGAGCTAAATGAGGAGAGCGGCGACGGCTCGGGTGCTGAGGATGATGAGCAGGCGGAGCAAACGAGCGCCGGCGATGAGGAGGAGCCAGAAGATGACGATTCGGATGATGATTCCAACTCTGAGGACTCTGCTGAGGATAAGGGCAACAAGATAGCGGACAagtcgcaacagcagcagcaacaacagaagcagcaaccaACGACGCaggcacagcaacagcagcaaccaaaacaacagcaacaacaacagcagaagaaAAAGCAAACGCTGCCGCAACCgaataaacagcaacaacaacaacaacagcgagcgAAACAAGCgccacagcaaaaacaacagcaacaacaacagcaggccAAGGAGCAGCAgggaaaagcaaagcagcgtTCCATTTACGATACGGATGATGAGTCCGAGGATAGCGAAGAGCAGCAGGACGAGGACCAAGCaactcaacaacagcagcagcaacaacaaccacaacagcaacaacagcagcagcaacaacaacgtcagcagcagccacaacagtcGCAGGATCGCGCGTTAACCAATCTGATCATCAACTATCTGCCGCAGGACATGACGGATCTGGAGTTGTATCATTTGTTCTGCAACTGCGGTCCCATCAACACTTGCAAAATCATGCGAGACTACAAg ACCGGCTACAGCTTTGGCTACGGATTCGTCGACTTTGCCTCCGAGGCGGACTCCGAGGAAGCCATACAGAAGCTCAATGGCTACTACGTGCGCAACAAGCGCCTGAAG GTCTCGTATGCACGACCTGGCGGGCAATCGATCAAGGACACCAATCTGTACGTGATCAATTTGTCCCGCAACATCAACGATGATCAGCTGGATCGGATATTCTCACCCTACGGCTTGATCGTGCAGCGCAACATATTGCGTGACAAGTTGACGGGGCGCCCACGAGGCGTGGCATTTGTGCG CTACAACAAGCGCGAGGAGGCACAGGAGGCGATCAAGGCGTTGAATAACACAGTGCCGCCGGGCGGTACTCAGCCAATTTGGGTGCGGCTAGCTGAGGAGCATGGCAAGGCGAAGGCGGCACAGTTTATGCAACAATCGGGCGGTGGCCCCCCAATCAtggggcaacaacagcagccacaattgccgccaccgccgccgcatCACATGAACCATCcgcaaatgcagcagcagcaacagcaacagttgcaccatcatcaccagcagcagcaacaacaccaccagcaacaacaacatcatcatcatcagcagcaacagttacATGAACCTCCGCACTACGCGATGCGAACGCCGCCGCATCcgatgcagcagctgcatcatCATGGCCATGGCATGAACCTTGGCGTTTGTCTCCAGCCGCCGATGCTTGGTGGTggcggaggcggtggcggaggaggcggcggtggtggtggcggcggcggtggcggttaTCATCCCCACAACAATATGGCACACAGAG CTGCATCTCACAGGTGA
- the LOC117569192 gene encoding sex-lethal homolog isoform X3: MPKRTSNEDNENDSELNEESGDGSGAEDDEQAEQTSAGDEEEPEDDDSDDDSNSEDSAEDKGNKIADKSQQQQQQQKQQPTTQAQQQQQPKQQQQQQQKKKQTLPQPNKQQQQQQQRAKQAPQQKQQQQQQQAKEQQGKAKQRSIYDTDDESEDSEEQQDEDQATQQQQQQQQPQQQQQQQQQQRQQQPQQSQDRALTNLIINYLPQDMTDLELYHLFCNCGPINTCKIMRDYKTGYSFGYGFVDFASEADSEEAIQKLNGYYVRNKRLKVSYARPGGQSIKDTNLYVINLSRNINDDQLDRIFSPYGLIVQRNILRDKLTGRPRGVAFVRYNKREEAQEAIKALNNTVPPGGTQPIWVRLAEEHGKAKAAQFMQQSGGGPPIMGQQQQPQLPPPPPHHMNHPQMQQQQQQQLHHHHQQQQQHHQQQQHHHHQQQQLHEPPHYAMRTPPHPMQQLHHHGHGMNLGVCLQPPMLGGGGGGGGGGGGGGGGGGGGYHPHNNMAHRGRSNRTPRSQKPHPYKFF; the protein is encoded by the exons ATGCCTAAGCGCACATCGAACGAAGATAATGAAAAC GACTCGGAGCTAAATGAGGAGAGCGGCGACGGCTCGGGTGCTGAGGATGATGAGCAGGCGGAGCAAACGAGCGCCGGCGATGAGGAGGAGCCAGAAGATGACGATTCGGATGATGATTCCAACTCTGAGGACTCTGCTGAGGATAAGGGCAACAAGATAGCGGACAagtcgcaacagcagcagcaacaacagaagcagcaaccaACGACGCaggcacagcaacagcagcaaccaaaacaacagcaacaacaacagcagaagaaAAAGCAAACGCTGCCGCAACCgaataaacagcaacaacaacaacaacagcgagcgAAACAAGCgccacagcaaaaacaacagcaacaacaacagcaggccAAGGAGCAGCAgggaaaagcaaagcagcgtTCCATTTACGATACGGATGATGAGTCCGAGGATAGCGAAGAGCAGCAGGACGAGGACCAAGCaactcaacaacagcagcagcaacaacaaccacaacagcaacaacagcagcagcaacaacaacgtcagcagcagccacaacagtcGCAGGATCGCGCGTTAACCAATCTGATCATCAACTATCTGCCGCAGGACATGACGGATCTGGAGTTGTATCATTTGTTCTGCAACTGCGGTCCCATCAACACTTGCAAAATCATGCGAGACTACAAg ACCGGCTACAGCTTTGGCTACGGATTCGTCGACTTTGCCTCCGAGGCGGACTCCGAGGAAGCCATACAGAAGCTCAATGGCTACTACGTGCGCAACAAGCGCCTGAAG GTCTCGTATGCACGACCTGGCGGGCAATCGATCAAGGACACCAATCTGTACGTGATCAATTTGTCCCGCAACATCAACGATGATCAGCTGGATCGGATATTCTCACCCTACGGCTTGATCGTGCAGCGCAACATATTGCGTGACAAGTTGACGGGGCGCCCACGAGGCGTGGCATTTGTGCG CTACAACAAGCGCGAGGAGGCACAGGAGGCGATCAAGGCGTTGAATAACACAGTGCCGCCGGGCGGTACTCAGCCAATTTGGGTGCGGCTAGCTGAGGAGCATGGCAAGGCGAAGGCGGCACAGTTTATGCAACAATCGGGCGGTGGCCCCCCAATCAtggggcaacaacagcagccacaattgccgccaccgccgccgcatCACATGAACCATCcgcaaatgcagcagcagcaacagcaacagttgcaccatcatcaccagcagcagcaacaacaccaccagcaacaacaacatcatcatcatcagcagcaacagttacATGAACCTCCGCACTACGCGATGCGAACGCCGCCGCATCcgatgcagcagctgcatcatCATGGCCATGGCATGAACCTTGGCGTTTGTCTCCAGCCGCCGATGCTTGGTGGTggcggaggcggtggcggaggaggcggcggtggtggtggcggcggcggtggcggttaTCATCCCCACAACAATATGGCACACAGAGGTAGATCAAATAGAACACCACGATCTCAAAAACCGCATCcatataaattcttttaa
- the LOC117569192 gene encoding sex-lethal homolog isoform X2 → MPKRTSNEDNENLQDSELNEESGDGSGAEDDEQAEQTSAGDEEEPEDDDSDDDSNSEDSAEDKGNKIADKSQQQQQQQKQQPTTQAQQQQQPKQQQQQQQKKKQTLPQPNKQQQQQQQRAKQAPQQKQQQQQQQAKEQQGKAKQRSIYDTDDESEDSEEQQDEDQATQQQQQQQQPQQQQQQQQQQRQQQPQQSQDRALTNLIINYLPQDMTDLELYHLFCNCGPINTCKIMRDYKTGYSFGYGFVDFASEADSEEAIQKLNGYYVRNKRLKVSYARPGGQSIKDTNLYVINLSRNINDDQLDRIFSPYGLIVQRNILRDKLTGRPRGVAFVRYNKREEAQEAIKALNNTVPPGGTQPIWVRLAEEHGKAKAAQFMQQSGGGPPIMGQQQQPQLPPPPPHHMNHPQMQQQQQQQLHHHHQQQQQHHQQQQHHHHQQQQLHEPPHYAMRTPPHPMQQLHHHGHGMNLGVCLQPPMLGGGGGGGGGGGGGGGGGGGGYHPHNNMAHRGRSNRTPRSQKPHPYKFF, encoded by the exons ATGCCTAAGCGCACATCGAACGAAGATAATGAAAAC TTGCAGGACTCGGAGCTAAATGAGGAGAGCGGCGACGGCTCGGGTGCTGAGGATGATGAGCAGGCGGAGCAAACGAGCGCCGGCGATGAGGAGGAGCCAGAAGATGACGATTCGGATGATGATTCCAACTCTGAGGACTCTGCTGAGGATAAGGGCAACAAGATAGCGGACAagtcgcaacagcagcagcaacaacagaagcagcaaccaACGACGCaggcacagcaacagcagcaaccaaaacaacagcaacaacaacagcagaagaaAAAGCAAACGCTGCCGCAACCgaataaacagcaacaacaacaacaacagcgagcgAAACAAGCgccacagcaaaaacaacagcaacaacaacagcaggccAAGGAGCAGCAgggaaaagcaaagcagcgtTCCATTTACGATACGGATGATGAGTCCGAGGATAGCGAAGAGCAGCAGGACGAGGACCAAGCaactcaacaacagcagcagcaacaacaaccacaacagcaacaacagcagcagcaacaacaacgtcagcagcagccacaacagtcGCAGGATCGCGCGTTAACCAATCTGATCATCAACTATCTGCCGCAGGACATGACGGATCTGGAGTTGTATCATTTGTTCTGCAACTGCGGTCCCATCAACACTTGCAAAATCATGCGAGACTACAAg ACCGGCTACAGCTTTGGCTACGGATTCGTCGACTTTGCCTCCGAGGCGGACTCCGAGGAAGCCATACAGAAGCTCAATGGCTACTACGTGCGCAACAAGCGCCTGAAG GTCTCGTATGCACGACCTGGCGGGCAATCGATCAAGGACACCAATCTGTACGTGATCAATTTGTCCCGCAACATCAACGATGATCAGCTGGATCGGATATTCTCACCCTACGGCTTGATCGTGCAGCGCAACATATTGCGTGACAAGTTGACGGGGCGCCCACGAGGCGTGGCATTTGTGCG CTACAACAAGCGCGAGGAGGCACAGGAGGCGATCAAGGCGTTGAATAACACAGTGCCGCCGGGCGGTACTCAGCCAATTTGGGTGCGGCTAGCTGAGGAGCATGGCAAGGCGAAGGCGGCACAGTTTATGCAACAATCGGGCGGTGGCCCCCCAATCAtggggcaacaacagcagccacaattgccgccaccgccgccgcatCACATGAACCATCcgcaaatgcagcagcagcaacagcaacagttgcaccatcatcaccagcagcagcaacaacaccaccagcaacaacaacatcatcatcatcagcagcaacagttacATGAACCTCCGCACTACGCGATGCGAACGCCGCCGCATCcgatgcagcagctgcatcatCATGGCCATGGCATGAACCTTGGCGTTTGTCTCCAGCCGCCGATGCTTGGTGGTggcggaggcggtggcggaggaggcggcggtggtggtggcggcggcggtggcggttaTCATCCCCACAACAATATGGCACACAGAGGTAGATCAAATAGAACACCACGATCTCAAAAACCGCATCcatataaattcttttaa
- the LOC117569192 gene encoding sex-lethal homolog isoform X1 — translation MPKRTSNEDNENLLKLQDSELNEESGDGSGAEDDEQAEQTSAGDEEEPEDDDSDDDSNSEDSAEDKGNKIADKSQQQQQQQKQQPTTQAQQQQQPKQQQQQQQKKKQTLPQPNKQQQQQQQRAKQAPQQKQQQQQQQAKEQQGKAKQRSIYDTDDESEDSEEQQDEDQATQQQQQQQQPQQQQQQQQQQRQQQPQQSQDRALTNLIINYLPQDMTDLELYHLFCNCGPINTCKIMRDYKTGYSFGYGFVDFASEADSEEAIQKLNGYYVRNKRLKVSYARPGGQSIKDTNLYVINLSRNINDDQLDRIFSPYGLIVQRNILRDKLTGRPRGVAFVRYNKREEAQEAIKALNNTVPPGGTQPIWVRLAEEHGKAKAAQFMQQSGGGPPIMGQQQQPQLPPPPPHHMNHPQMQQQQQQQLHHHHQQQQQHHQQQQHHHHQQQQLHEPPHYAMRTPPHPMQQLHHHGHGMNLGVCLQPPMLGGGGGGGGGGGGGGGGGGGGYHPHNNMAHRGRSNRTPRSQKPHPYKFF, via the exons ATGCCTAAGCGCACATCGAACGAAGATAATGAAAAC cTACTTAAGTTGCAGGACTCGGAGCTAAATGAGGAGAGCGGCGACGGCTCGGGTGCTGAGGATGATGAGCAGGCGGAGCAAACGAGCGCCGGCGATGAGGAGGAGCCAGAAGATGACGATTCGGATGATGATTCCAACTCTGAGGACTCTGCTGAGGATAAGGGCAACAAGATAGCGGACAagtcgcaacagcagcagcaacaacagaagcagcaaccaACGACGCaggcacagcaacagcagcaaccaaaacaacagcaacaacaacagcagaagaaAAAGCAAACGCTGCCGCAACCgaataaacagcaacaacaacaacaacagcgagcgAAACAAGCgccacagcaaaaacaacagcaacaacaacagcaggccAAGGAGCAGCAgggaaaagcaaagcagcgtTCCATTTACGATACGGATGATGAGTCCGAGGATAGCGAAGAGCAGCAGGACGAGGACCAAGCaactcaacaacagcagcagcaacaacaaccacaacagcaacaacagcagcagcaacaacaacgtcagcagcagccacaacagtcGCAGGATCGCGCGTTAACCAATCTGATCATCAACTATCTGCCGCAGGACATGACGGATCTGGAGTTGTATCATTTGTTCTGCAACTGCGGTCCCATCAACACTTGCAAAATCATGCGAGACTACAAg ACCGGCTACAGCTTTGGCTACGGATTCGTCGACTTTGCCTCCGAGGCGGACTCCGAGGAAGCCATACAGAAGCTCAATGGCTACTACGTGCGCAACAAGCGCCTGAAG GTCTCGTATGCACGACCTGGCGGGCAATCGATCAAGGACACCAATCTGTACGTGATCAATTTGTCCCGCAACATCAACGATGATCAGCTGGATCGGATATTCTCACCCTACGGCTTGATCGTGCAGCGCAACATATTGCGTGACAAGTTGACGGGGCGCCCACGAGGCGTGGCATTTGTGCG CTACAACAAGCGCGAGGAGGCACAGGAGGCGATCAAGGCGTTGAATAACACAGTGCCGCCGGGCGGTACTCAGCCAATTTGGGTGCGGCTAGCTGAGGAGCATGGCAAGGCGAAGGCGGCACAGTTTATGCAACAATCGGGCGGTGGCCCCCCAATCAtggggcaacaacagcagccacaattgccgccaccgccgccgcatCACATGAACCATCcgcaaatgcagcagcagcaacagcaacagttgcaccatcatcaccagcagcagcaacaacaccaccagcaacaacaacatcatcatcatcagcagcaacagttacATGAACCTCCGCACTACGCGATGCGAACGCCGCCGCATCcgatgcagcagctgcatcatCATGGCCATGGCATGAACCTTGGCGTTTGTCTCCAGCCGCCGATGCTTGGTGGTggcggaggcggtggcggaggaggcggcggtggtggtggcggcggcggtggcggttaTCATCCCCACAACAATATGGCACACAGAGGTAGATCAAATAGAACACCACGATCTCAAAAACCGCATCcatataaattcttttaa
- the LOC117568799 gene encoding alpha-protein kinase 1, which produces MQLYTVTLLFAALLAALPNCFAVVHGIHPLSNRYDTSQANRDGNRDGYRYNGPAHKYLPAASAPTTEAIITTGHWQPNPPPQPLLQQQLPLYEHTFNTKPATQQQQQQQSSFKGPYNMQYYEQQQPQQHSGNRWREQPHELQQQQQQHWQQQQSTKLQQLPGHNDQLLSSRWQQQQQQQLPSNAWQQSQKQQPLEQQKQQQVFTSNAWQQSQKQQQPELFNNSWRGEQQQKQLEQQQQLFSSNAWQQPQKQQQDASNSWREEQPQKQQQPTDNSWREEQQQKQQQQQLFPSNAWQHSQKQQLSESNWREEQQQKQQQQQLPSKAWQQPQPADNSWREQQHQKQQQQQQILSNSWQKQPQQPSSSWQEASRQQVQQQLQQQLAQHDSNMLHTFPFAGRDKIAAAVATMAESGASFGLPSPPHGSRYVASELRVPQQLMTTQALPDPQQQQPFAGYEQLLGGSSSAHYVQMQSNSYELPSSSYSSLRDDEQLLHGHPHYSSHSPNHIGSSSSSSSSSSSSSSSSSSSSLSSSPMVFQPSREFEAPYY; this is translated from the exons atGCAGCTGTACACT GTCACACTTTTGTTTGCAGCGCTGCTGGCTGCGCTGCCTAATTGTTTTGCCGTTGTCCATGGCATCCACCCGCTGAGCAATCGTTACGATACATCGCAAGCGAATAGAGATGGCAATAGAGATGGCTATCGCTATAATGGCCCCGCACACAAATATCTGCCGGCTGCAAGTGCGCCAACCACCGAGGCGATCATCACCACCGGTCACTGGCAGCCCAATCCTCCCCCccagccgctgctgcagcaacaattgccgCTCTACGAGCACACGTTCAACACTAAGccagcaacacagcagcagcaacagcaacagtcgagCTTTAAGGGTCCCTACAACATGCAGTACtatgagcaacagcaaccacagcaacattCGGGCAATAGATGGCGAGAGCAACCACACgaattgcagcaacagcaacagcaacactggcaacaacagcaatcaacGAAACTGCAGCAATTGCCGGGCCATAATGATCAACTTCTGAGCAGCagatggcaacagcaacagcaacaacaattgcctAGCAATGCTTGGCAGCAATCtcagaagcagcagccacttgaacaacagaagcagcaacaagtttTCACTAGCAATGCCTGGCAGCAATctcaaaagcaacagcaaccagaaCTTTTCAACAACAGCTGGCGTGgggaacaacaacagaagcaactggaacagcagcagcaactcttCTCTAGCAATGCCTGGCAGCAACctcaaaagcagcaacaagatGCAAGCAACAGTTGGCGTGAGGAGCAACctcagaagcagcagcaacctaCCGACAACAGCTGGCGcgaggagcaacagcaaaaacagcaacagcaacaactcttCCCTAGCAATGCCTGGCAGCATTCTCAGAAGCAGCAACTCTCTGAAAGCAACTGGCGCgaggagcaacaacagaagcagcagcagcagcagcttccaAGCAAGGCCTGGCAGCAACCACAACCCGCCGACAACAGCTGGCGTgagcagcaacatcagaagcaacaacagcagcagcagatctTGAGCAACTCATGGCAgaagcaaccacagcaacccAGCAGCTCGTGGCAAGAGGCAAGCCGACAACAagtgcagcaacagttgcagcaacagctcgCTCAGCACGACAGCAACATGCTGCATACATTTCCGTTTGCCGGGCGTGATaagattgctgctgctgttgcaacaatGGCTGAGTCTGGTGCGTCTTTTGGTCTACCTTCTCCTCCGCACGGCTCTCGCTATGTGGCGTCTGAGCTGCGAGTTCCTCAACAGTTGATGACCACTCAGGCGCTGCCCGAtccccagcagcagcaaccattCGCAGGCTACGAGCAACTGCTGGGCGGATCCTCCTCTGCTCACTATGTCCAGATGCAATCGAATTCCTACGAGTTGCCGAGTTCCTCCTACAGCAGCTTGCGTGATGATGAGCAGCTGCTCCACGGACATCCTCATTACAGCAGTCACTCTCCCAATCACATtggctcctcctcctcatcctcatcctcatcttcctcatcatcatcctcctcctcatcctcttcCTTGTCTTCCTCGCCCATGGTATTTCAGCCAAGCCGCGAATTTGAAGCGCCTTATTACTAA
- the LOC117566110 gene encoding uncharacterized protein LOC117566110 — MQSHSLKHFTFALALILAVESQPPPPPPLPIYYYGNWLYAMPWQPLAVAPPPHPSGTAAQPLDTQQLSLGYTGPQFFPVTPAPATASATAATTAQPQPRRRPILLGLLTPHPAQGQFTLPFRPSPFAGYSEAAFSNPTEEASDEQQIGEDQQQQHFIYMSPGTLYNLVSN; from the exons ATGCAGAGCCACTCTCTGAAGCACTTCACTTTCGCGCTGGCCTTGATCCTGGCCGTGGAATCGCAACCACCTCCGCCACCACCGCTGCCCATCTACTACTATGGCAATTGGTTATACGCCATGCCTTGGCAGCCCTTGGCTGTAGCACCTCCCCCCCATCCGTCTGGTACTGCTGCCCAGCCTCTCGACACCCAACAGCTCAGCTTGGGATATACAGGACCTCAATTCTTTCCAGTTACGCCAGCTCCAGCAACAgcttcagcaacagcagcaactaccgCTCAACCTCAACCCAGACGTCGTCCCATTTTGTTGGGCCTCTTGACGCCGCATCCAGCTCAAGGTCAGTTTACGCTACCTTTCCGACCTTCTCCCTTTGCGGGGTACAGT GAGGCCGCCTTCAGCAACCCTACCGAGGAGGCCTCCGATGAGCAACAAATCGGCGaggatcagcagcagcagcatttcatttacatGTCACCAGGCACACTTTACAATCTGGTTAGCAACTAA
- the LOC117568846 gene encoding histidine-rich glycoprotein, which yields MQFALLRALFGCAFLVSLLSCSLAKQVQQSQQQQSQGAKLKRDAALSFGSGSGLYHGPSHKYLPPPAGYESTYGSLHGNGLASSSGFDFASLLDSDNTHHFHHYHQQSPQSQSHHQSSSYHHAPAGHRPIYLSSSGSNYHHHQQQRPHQAPKVETYIVQTSHAPGPQHHHQQGHGLGYKYSGHGSNFLSLLSGNGGHKQSGGSTYLLATRPSLSFAPSLSHGLENEQEHTAGYSYEAPSVQHFKQQPLTSYGVPLLPGYEADDEQQSHQEHAQSSAHKSQLDQHQPPAYALGHKGLGHFSYTSSKPLALNTDIHQHHHQQQQQQHQPEHNELAPFKPSAFLGAKHESSNAFDFATPTSQYLQPPTGGASASGYDYAAPSVLYGAPGQSGDSATPIFEPESTYLPPVTSYGAPLATPTHSYH from the exons atgCAGTTCGCT CTATTGCGTGCGCTCTTTGGCTGCGCCTTTCTGGTCAGCCTCTTGAGCTGCTCTTTGGCCAAGCAAGTGCAACAatctcaacagcagcagtcgcaggGCGCTAAACTGAAGCGTGATGCAGCTCTCAGCTTTGGCAGTGGCAGCGGACTCTATCACGGACCCTcgcacaaatatttgccaccTCCCGCTGGCTACGAGAGCACCTACGGATCGCTGCATGGCAACGGATTGGCATCGAGCAGCGGCTTTGACTTTGCCAGTCTGCTCGACAGCGACAACACGCATCACTtccatcattatcatcagcaGTCACCTCAGTCGCAATCGCATCATCAATCCTCATCTTATCATCATGCACCTGCTGGACATCGTCCGATTTATTTGAGTTCCTCTGGCTCCaactatcatcatcatcagcagcagcgaccACATCAGGCACCCAAAGTGGAGACGTACATTGTGCAGACAAGTCATGCGCCTGGTccacaacatcatcatcagcaaggTCATGGCTTGGGATACAAGTACTCCGGACATGGCAGCAACTTCTTGAGTTTGCTGAGTGGAAATGGAGGCCACAAACAAAGTGGAGGCAGCACTTATTTGCTGGCCACGCGTCCAAGTCTGAGCTTTGCACCCAGTTTGAGTCACGGTCTGGAGAATGAGCAGGAACACACCGCTGGCTACAGCTATGAAGCTCCCAGCGTTCAACACTTTAAGCAGCAACCTCTGACCAGCTACGGCGTTCCTTTGTTGCCCGGTTACGAGGCGGATGATGAGCAACAATCTCATCAGGAACATGCTCAGAGCTCAGCACACAAATCCCAGCTGGATCAACATCAGCCACCTGCGTATGCTTTGGGCCACAAGGGACTCGGTCACTTTAGCTACACCTCAAGCAAGCCGCTCGCCTTGAACACCGACattcatcagcatcatcatcaacaacagcagcagcaacatcagccaGAACACAACGAACTCGCTCCCTTTAAGCCAAGTGCTTTCCTTGGCGCCAAACACGAATCGAGCAACGCCTTTGactttgccacgcccaccagcCAATACTTGCAACCGCCCACGGGCGGAGCTTCCGCCTCGGGCTACGATTATGCGGCGCCAAGTGTGCTTTATGGCGCCCCAGGACAATCGGGCGACTCGGCCACGCCCATCTTTGAACCGGAGTCCACTTATCTGCCGCCTGTCACCAGCTATGGCGCCCCcttggccacgcccacacacagcTATCACTAA